The sequence below is a genomic window from Sorangiineae bacterium MSr12523.
TGCGAATGAGACGCTCGGTCGAGCTGTAGCTTCCCAGCTTGATGGTGTGCCGCGAGCGGCTCTTGGCGGGGCGGCGACCGGCCTTGCCCCACGTGATGAGCGCATTGACCGAGTTGTTGAAGTACCGCGCGTTCAAGTCGTTGAAAAGAGCGAGCAAATCGTGATGCTCGCCAGCGGTGACCAGCTTTTGATGCCGCGGACGCGCCAGGCGGCCACCGTTCTCCTCGATGTAGTGCCCGATGCGAAGGCTCGAGTCGCGATCGCTATGCGTCACGTACCGAACGAGCGCGTTCACGATGCTGGGCGGCGCGTCGAGGAACATGTGGTGCACCCGGGCGCGAAGCATCCCGCGCTCCCAGTGGTGCGACACGATGGCGTGCCGGTTGTCGGTGATCGAAAGACTGACCGGACCCGGGTAGACCTTCATCAGCCGGCGCTCGAGCGCCTGCCGCGCACCCTCGTGAACGAACAGGTGCGGCGAGGCCGTCGGAAAGAGCTCGGCGATGTTGGCGCTCACGCGCTCGGGCACCCGGATGGCCACAGCCCCCATCGGGCGGGCGAGGGTCTTGCCACGTGCACCCGCAGCCGCGTGATCGCGGGTCATGCCCCACGCGGTTGGCTGCAGCGTCAGTACGGTCCGGGCGCCCATGGATGTCCTACCGGGCGAACTAGGAAATGGGTCCGGGGTTGTCAAGGAACCGGAAATCTATGAGCAATTCTCAATACATAGATGCGAGGCCTTTTGCCCCCAGAGAGCCCGGTTTGTGGTAGTTGTATGTAAGTAGAAGAAGGTAAGCCGTTTTCCCTTGACCCAGGGCCCCCGGCGCGCCAGCCACCTGGCCGATCGCCTGACCATCGCGACTTCGTACGCCGCGGGGGGTCACCCACCGTTTCGCTTGTCCAACACGCGGGGTCGCCATTCGACGCGCTCGCCGCGGCGCTCGTTCGAGCCCGACGAGGTCGAGGTTGGCGATGGGTGGGATGGGGACTCCCGCGTGCGGCGGGACGACGGCGGAAGCCCGAGACCATGGTCCTCGGCGCGCAGGCGTTCGGCTTTGCGGCGCTTTCGCTCCTCGACGATCTCCACCTCGGGCACCTGGACGACGATGGGGCCGGGCCCGGTCACCTTCGACTGACAGGCGAGGCGCAACCCGACGACCTTGGCGACGTTCCCAAGGTGCACGAGCTCTTGCGGACGAAGGGGCGAGAGGGAGTCCCCCCCGCGGACCACCGTGAGGCGGCAGAGTCCACACGATGCGACCCCGCCACACGACGTGGCGATGGGATAACCATTCGACTGGAGCACCTGGAGAAGGCTGCTCCCCTCCGGTGCATCGAAGGCAACGTCACTCGCCGCGATGCGAACTTTGGCGTGCACGTCCTTCAGTATACCCCGCCTTGGTCGTGTCTATCGTTTGAGGAATTGAAGCGCCTTCGGATCGAGGACGAACCGCAGGCGCGGGGGCACCTCGCTTTTGACGGTGATGGAAACGACCATCGCCTTCTCCACGTTGATGTGCAGGCCCGTGAGCTCGGCAATGAGACCGGAAAGATCCGGCTGGTGCCCCACGACCATGACGCGCTTTCGCCGCGCCGCCGACACCTCGCGCACCAAGTCCAGGGCACGGGCCCCCATGGCGAGCTCCCGGCGCGTCTCGATGGGCACTCCGATCTGGCACTCGGCATGGACGATCTCCGCCGTCTGGACGGCGCGCACCAGCGGGCTCGTGAGAATCACCTTGGGTGCCTCGCCATGGGTGGCGAGCGCCCGCGCCACCTGCCGCACGCGCTCCCGTCCACTGACGCTCAACACCCGATCATCGTCGCGGCCGCTCGGCGCAAAGTCCTCCGCGGGCCCATGCCTCATGACGTAGAGCTTCATCCTTCGGCGCTTATATCACCTACCTCTTCTAGAACGCCGAACAGGTTGTGGACCGAGTATTTTCGCCGAGGTCCGAGCAGCGCGAGGCGCTCCGACGAGATAACTGCTGTTGCCAATTTGAGGAGGAGCCACGAAGCGATGCGACGGAGGTCGGCGGAAAGACGACGGGAGCAGCCTGTTCGGCGTTCTAGAGAGGCCGCCGACGTAGCCCTTCGTCAATGAACCTTGCTGCCCGCCCCGTTGGCAGGACGCTTCGCATCCTTCGCGTCTTTTGCGTCCTTCGACTCCTTGGCTTCCTTGCCGCCATCTTTACCTGACGAGGTGGCGGGGGCCGCAGGTTCGGTGACGCCGATGCGTTTCACGCCGTGCTTCTGCAGGATCATGTGTTCGAGCTTGTCCATCAGCTCGGGGTGCGATTCGAGGTACGACTTGGCGTTCTCGCGGCCTTGACCGATGCGCTCCCCTTGGAAGGAGAACCAGGCGCCGCTCTTTTCGACCAGGCCCTGATCCGTGGCGAGATCGACGATGTCGCCCGCGCGCGAGATACCCTGTCCGTAAAGAATATCGAATTCCACTTCCCGGAAGGGAGGTGCCATTTTGTTCTTCACGACCTTCACGCGCGTGCGATTGCCGACCACCATGGGGTCTTTGCGGTCGCTCGAGGCGGCCGCTTCTTTGATGGCGCCGATGCGGCGAATATCGAGACGGATGGATGAATAGAACTTGAGTGCGTTGCCGCCGGTCGTCGTTTCGGGCGAACCGAACATGACTCCAATCTTCATACGAATTTGATTGATGAAGATGAGAAGGCAATTGGACTTCGATACCGTGGCCGTGAGTTTGCGCAGGGCTTGCGACATCAATCGCGCTTGCGTACCCACGTGGCTATCGCCCATGTCGCCTTCGATTTCCGCCTTGGGAACGAGGGCGGCCACCGAGTCGACGACCACGAGATCCACCGCGCCCGAGCGCACGAGCATGTCGGCAATCTCGAGGGCCTGCTCGCCGAAGTCGGGCTGCGAGACCAACAATTCATCGGTCTTCACGCCGAGGCGGCGCGCGTATGTGGGATCGAGCGCGTGCTCTGCATCGACGAATGCCGCAACACCACCTTGCTTTTGCACATTCGCAATTGCGTGAAGAGTGAGCGTCGTTTTGCCGCTCGACTCGGGCCCATACACTTCCATGATGCGTCCGCGGGGATAGCCGCCGATGCCCAACGCGAGATCGAGCCCGATGCTGCCGCTCGGAATGACGGGAAGCTCCGGCTGGAGGGTCTGCCCCTCCTTGAGCCGCATGATGGACCCTTTTCCGTATTCTTTCTCGATACTTGCAACCGCGAGCTCGATGGCCTTGCCCCGGTTTTTGTCGTCCTGTTTGTCGTTGATGCTCATGGCTCGGCTCGCTTGGTTGGAGAAGGTAAGGGTGGTTCTACTGCCAGTATGTTCAGGTGTCCAGTCTTTGCGACGTGGCGACGTAACTACACACCCAACAGTGGGTGATGCGCGTAGGAGCATGCGCGTCTGTGCGCGTCAACACACGCTAGAAGACACGGAGAAACACTGAAGAAATGCGCGAACGAAGAAGTGCCGTCTCATGCACTTCCAAATTGGACGAGGTACATGGTTTGCGTTAGGAACGTCACCATGAACCTCGCGGAGAAAGTCATTCACACGCCCTCGCCCCAAAAGGCTGAGGAATCGCGCATCCCCCAAGAACCGCCACCTAGGGAGCGTGAGAACTATTCGGCGGAGGAATTCGCTTCGGACGATGACCTTTACGCCAACCTTCCGTGCACGGACTGATTGGGCACGGTTGATACTGTGAAGATATAGGGCCCTAATTCAAAAAGGGGCGAAACCTGCGGCCGGTCCTCCAGCGTGTGGTTGATGAGCTTCTGGCGCGACACAGCGATCATGTATCGCTGGACGCGGTCGGTGAAGCGCTCGGCGCCTTGGCGGTGACGACGGACGAGATCGACGAGCTCATATGCGCGCTCGAGGATGCGGGCCGTAAGGTAGAAATCGATGACGGAGGGAGCGGTGTCGAACGATTGCGGCACGTTCTCGACGGGATACGTGTGCTCCGGGCACGACTGAATCGTGCGCCGACCCCGCAGGAGATCGCGGAGCATACCGGGCTCACCCTATTTGCGGTGAAGCATGCGCTGGCCCTTGCGCGCGTGATGCGGCAATAAGTGGCCCATGGCCTACGTGTATTTCTCGAAGTCGTTTGCGTGTGTTGCAGTCCTCGTTGGCGTCGGCACGCTCGCGGCGTGCGGGAAAAGCGCGCCTTCAGCCGAACCTGCCGGTGGTACGACGGCGGCCTCGTCTCCTCCTTCTGCAGAGCAGCAGACGGCCACGTCGACGAATGCCGCGAATGTCGCGGCAGCCGCGCCGCAGCAAGCGGAAGTCGGAAAACCCGCTCCG
It includes:
- a CDS encoding (2Fe-2S)-binding protein, with translation MHAKVRIAASDVAFDAPEGSSLLQVLQSNGYPIATSCGGVASCGLCRLTVVRGGDSLSPLRPQELVHLGNVAKVVGLRLACQSKVTGPGPIVVQVPEVEIVEERKRRKAERLRAEDHGLGLPPSSRRTRESPSHPSPTSTSSGSNERRGERVEWRPRVLDKRNGG
- the sixA gene encoding phosphohistidine phosphatase SixA yields the protein MKLYVMRHGPAEDFAPSGRDDDRVLSVSGRERVRQVARALATHGEAPKVILTSPLVRAVQTAEIVHAECQIGVPIETRRELAMGARALDLVREVSAARRKRVMVVGHQPDLSGLIAELTGLHINVEKAMVVSITVKSEVPPRLRFVLDPKALQFLKR
- the recA gene encoding recombinase RecA; the protein is MSINDKQDDKNRGKAIELAVASIEKEYGKGSIMRLKEGQTLQPELPVIPSGSIGLDLALGIGGYPRGRIMEVYGPESSGKTTLTLHAIANVQKQGGVAAFVDAEHALDPTYARRLGVKTDELLVSQPDFGEQALEIADMLVRSGAVDLVVVDSVAALVPKAEIEGDMGDSHVGTQARLMSQALRKLTATVSKSNCLLIFINQIRMKIGVMFGSPETTTGGNALKFYSSIRLDIRRIGAIKEAAASSDRKDPMVVGNRTRVKVVKNKMAPPFREVEFDILYGQGISRAGDIVDLATDQGLVEKSGAWFSFQGERIGQGRENAKSYLESHPELMDKLEHMILQKHGVKRIGVTEPAAPATSSGKDGGKEAKESKDAKDAKDAKRPANGAGSKVH